One Pararge aegeria chromosome 1, ilParAegt1.1, whole genome shotgun sequence genomic region harbors:
- the LOC120633641 gene encoding uncharacterized protein LOC120633641: protein MFADEYILLKANRPLPKNSRLNSLSPFMDSNKLIRVGGRLKNSCYTFDVKHPILLCSKHNLTQIIFQKEHIRLMHAGPQLLLSHVRQKYWPLGGRNLARRVVHGCVRCFRFKAKPFQPVMGDLPKDRTKLEFPFLHTGVDYAGPVLIANRKGRGAKLTKAYICIFVCFAVKALHLELVTDLTKEAFLAAFLRFISRHGKPISVTSDNSTTFIGASNDLTSFFSQCSENIKNELSNRGIEFKTIPPYTPHFGGLWEAAVKSVKHHLRRILTLTNLTYEEMSTCLIQIEAILNSRPLTPLSSDPSDLTCLTPAHFLIGRSLLTVPRPPVSDANINRLDRYERIEKLKQHFWTRFSTEYISLLQQRSKWRSSSSSLQLGSMVLVKEKNQPPLLWQLGRVVKLHPGKDGVNRVADIKTRKGIIQRAFNNICPLPISS from the coding sequence ATGTTTGCTGatgaatacatattattaaaagcaaACAGGCCTCTCCCTAAAAATAGTAGGTTAAACTCATTATCACCCTTTATGgactcaaataaattaataagagtTGGTGGTCGTCTTAAAAATTCTTGTTATACATTTGACGTAAAACACCCAATCCTACTATGCAGCAAACATAATTTGACACAAATCATTTTTCAAAAAGAACACATAAGACTTATGCATGCCGGACCTCAGTTACTTTTGTCTCATGTGAGACAAAAATATTGGCCACTGGGGGGGAGGAACCTTGCCAGACGTGTCGTGCATGGTTGTGTACGTTGCTTTAGGTTCAAAGCTAAGCCGTTTCAACCCGTTATGGGTGACTTACCCAAAGATAGAACTAAATTAGAATTTCCTTTTTTACACACTGGTGTTGATTATGCTGGGCCAGTGTTGATAGCCAACCGTAAGGGCAGGGGTGCTAAATTAACAAAAGCTTATATTtgcatttttgtttgttttgcagTAAAAGCATTGCACCTGGAGCTGGTCACGGATCTTACAAAGGAGGCATTCCTTGCAGCGTTCCTGAGATTTATTAGTCGACACGGAAAGCCAATTTCGGTGACGTCAGATAATTCGACGACATTCATAGGAGCTAGTAACGATCTTACATCATTTTTTAGTCAATGCtcagaaaacattaaaaatgaattaagtaATAGGGGTATTGAATTTAAAACCATTCCCCCTTACACACCTCATTTTGGTGGTCTTTGGGAAGCGGCGGTTAAGTCTGTGAAACATCACCTTAGACGTATTCTAACACTCACAAACTTAACCTACGAAGAGATGTCAACTTGTTTGATTCAAATAGAGGCTATCCTTAATTCTAGACCTCTCACTCCTCTGTCCTCGGATCCTTCAGATCTTACATGCCTTACACCCGCTCACTTCCTTATAGGGCGTTCACTGTTGACAGTTCCCCGTCCTCCGGTCAGCGACGCTAATATCAATCGCTTGGACCGCTACGAGAGGATCGAGAAACTAAAACAGCATTTTTGGACAAGATTCTCAACTGAATACATTTCTCTCCTCCAGCAACGCTCCAAGTGGCGGTCTTCTTCAAGTTCTCTCCAGCTCGGCTCTATGGTTCTCGTGAAGGAGAAGAACCAACCACCACTTCTGTGGCAGCTGGGCAGAGTCGTCAAGCTGCATCCAGGCAAGGATGGTGTCAACCGGGTTGCCGACATCAAGACCAGGAAGGGCATCATTCAGAGGGCCTTCAATAACATCTGCCCCCTTCCAATCTCTTCATAA